The Heptranchias perlo isolate sHepPer1 chromosome 17, sHepPer1.hap1, whole genome shotgun sequence genome has a segment encoding these proteins:
- the hesx1 gene encoding homeobox expressed in ES cells 1 isoform X1 translates to MEQLWVIGGEARVWGHRAGRFVFVWTPIIMPFPGNSCPDSSGRSCDPSTTVKEGKGNDRDMCCTESDERSEDRFSYRPNCCWFRGRRPRTAFSRSQIQVLEEEFQLNCYPGIDVREELAQKLALDEDRIQIWFQNRRAKLKRSHRESQFLMVKNALISSGVQKQKTGSKL, encoded by the exons ATGGAGCAGTTGTGGGTTATTGGGGGAGAGGCGAGAGTCTGGGGCCACAGGGCAGGCCGCTTTGTTTTTGTGTGGACGCCTATCATTATGC CTTTTCCAGGGAACTCGTGTCCAGACTCCTCTGGGAGATCCTGTGATCCGTCTACTACAGTGAAGGAAGGGAAGGGGAACGACCGCGACATGTGTTGCACCGAGTCAGACGAGCGGAGCGAGGACCGCTTCTCTTATCGACCAAACTGCTGTTGGTTCCGAGGTAGAAGACCCAGGACTGCTTTCAGCAGGAGCCAG ATTCAAGTATTGGAAGAAGAATTTCAGCTGAATTGTTACCCAGGGATTGATGTTCGTGAAGAACTTGCTCAGAAATTGGCTCTAGATGAAGACCGAATTCAG ATCTGGTTCCAGAATCGTCGTGCAAAGCTGAAAAGATCTCATCGTGAATCTCAATTTTTGATGGTGAAAAATGCACTAATAAGTTCAGgtgtacaaaaacagaaaacaggctCAAAGCTATAG
- the hesx1 gene encoding homeobox expressed in ES cells 1 isoform X2, with protein MASAHPCAGAVKAHSQLAETWKASERKASKCSFTIESILGLERSEETARIRAPHRPWADVLSVTAFPGNSCPDSSGRSCDPSTTVKEGKGNDRDMCCTESDERSEDRFSYRPNCCWFRGRRPRTAFSRSQIQVLEEEFQLNCYPGIDVREELAQKLALDEDRIQIWFQNRRAKLKRSHRESQFLMVKNALISSGVQKQKTGSKL; from the exons ATGGCTAGTGCTCATCCCTGTGCTGGTGCGGTGAAAGCCCACTCTCAACTGGCAGAAACTTGGAAGGCGTCGGAGAGAAAAGCTTCAAAATGTTCATTCACTATTGAAAGTATTTTGGGGCTGGAGAGGAGTGAGGAGACGGCTCGAATTAGAGCCCCCCATCGCCCGTGGGCTGATGTGCTTAGCGTTACAG CTTTTCCAGGGAACTCGTGTCCAGACTCCTCTGGGAGATCCTGTGATCCGTCTACTACAGTGAAGGAAGGGAAGGGGAACGACCGCGACATGTGTTGCACCGAGTCAGACGAGCGGAGCGAGGACCGCTTCTCTTATCGACCAAACTGCTGTTGGTTCCGAGGTAGAAGACCCAGGACTGCTTTCAGCAGGAGCCAG ATTCAAGTATTGGAAGAAGAATTTCAGCTGAATTGTTACCCAGGGATTGATGTTCGTGAAGAACTTGCTCAGAAATTGGCTCTAGATGAAGACCGAATTCAG ATCTGGTTCCAGAATCGTCGTGCAAAGCTGAAAAGATCTCATCGTGAATCTCAATTTTTGATGGTGAAAAATGCACTAATAAGTTCAGgtgtacaaaaacagaaaacaggctCAAAGCTATAG